One genomic region from Zerene cesonia ecotype Mississippi unplaced genomic scaffold, Zerene_cesonia_1.1 Zces_u009, whole genome shotgun sequence encodes:
- the LOC119839198 gene encoding geranylgeranyl pyrophosphate synthase-like isoform X3 — translation MINGNLHLEEELLQPFTHILEISSKNMRRGIAEAFNHWMKISDEKMNEVLEIVNMYHNASLLADDIQDGDTIRRGIPAAHCVFGVPMTMNASVHVIMLAMKRCGKYHPKGIEIINEQSLELVRGQGKEIYWRDMFVCPTEEEYMEMLRQKTGEMFNLAARLMQLWSSNTKDYRAFGRKLGMYFQLRDDYCNIAQPEKLEERPSDQV, via the exons atgataaatggaAACCTACACTTAGAGgag GAGCTCCTCCAGCCATTCACGCACATATTAGAAATTTCTAGTAAAAACATGCGCAGGGGCATCGCAGAGGCCTTCAACCATTGGATGAAAATATCAGATGAGAAGATGAATGAAGTCCTGGAGATAGTTAATATGTATCATAATGCTTCTCTTTT AGCTGATGATATTCAAGACGGTGATACTATACGGCGAGGGATTCCAGCCGCTCACTGCGTCTTTGGTGTCCCCATGACAATGAACGCATCTGTACATGTAATTATGTTGGCCATGAAACGATGCGGGAAATATCATCCGAAA ggaatagaaataattaacgaGCAATCTCTAGAACTTGTTCGGGGCCAGGGGAAAGAAATATATTGGCGAGATATGTTTGTCTGTCCAACTGAAGAAGAATACATGGAAATGCTAAGGCAAA AGACGGGAGAAATGTTTAACTTAGCGGCCCGACTGATGCAGCTATGGAGCTCGAATACCAAAGACTACCGCGCCTTCGGGAGGAAGCTTGGCATGTATTTCCAGTTGAGAGACGACTACTGTAATATCGCACAGCCAGAG AAATTAGAAGAGCGACCGTCTGATCAG GTCTAA